The following are encoded together in the Neofelis nebulosa isolate mNeoNeb1 chromosome 9, mNeoNeb1.pri, whole genome shotgun sequence genome:
- the ITPA gene encoding inosine triphosphate pyrophosphatase isoform X3 encodes MGKLTCWSGALKSGVRLMGLIWSFRFWEISFRALWWHRRLTVQGPVLVEDTCLCFNALGGLPGPYIKWFLEKLKPEGLHQLLAGFEDKSAYALCTFALSTGDPSEPVRLFRGRTSGRIVVPRGCRDFGWDPCFQPDGYEQTYAEMPKAEKNTISHRFRALLELQKYFGSLSPPVAGDSRPGGGSGEG; translated from the exons ATGGGGAAGCTGACCTGCTGGAGTGGGGCCCTGAAGTCTGGAGTGAGGCTCATGGGCCTAATTTG GTCATTCAGATTCTGGGAGATAAGTTTCCGTGCACTTTGGTGGCACAGAAGATTGACC GTGCAGGGGCCCGTACTGGTGGAGGACACCTGTCTGTGCTTCAACGCCCTTGGGGGCCTCCCTGGCCCCTACAT AAAGTGGTTTCTGGAGAAGTTAAAGCCTGAAG gtcTCCACCAGCTCTTGGCTGGGTTTGAGGACAAGTCAGCCTATGCGCTCTGCACGTTTGCACTCAGCACTGGGGACCCCAGCGAGCCAGTGCGCCTGTTCAGGGGCCGGACCTCG GGCCGGATTGTGGTGCCCCGAGGCTGCCGGGACTTCGGCTGGGATCCTTGTTTTCAGCCTGATGGATACGAGCAGAC GTACGCAGAGATGCCCAAAGCTGAGAAGAACACCATCTCCCATCGCTTCCGGGCCCTGCTTGAGCTGCAGAAATACTTTGGCAGCCTGAGTCCTCCGGTAGCCGGTGACAGTCGCCCTGGCGGGGGATCTGGGGAAGGCTAG
- the ITPA gene encoding inosine triphosphate pyrophosphatase isoform X2, with translation MHAVRHGGPLSREEDRVCHGERQEAGGVPEYQGEPDEISIQKCQEAARQVQGPVLVEDTCLCFNALGGLPGPYIKWFLEKLKPEGLHQLLAGFEDKSAYALCTFALSTGDPSEPVRLFRGRTSGRIVVPRGCRDFGWDPCFQPDGYEQTYAEMPKAEKNTISHRFRALLELQKYFGSLSPPVAGDSRPGGGSGEG, from the exons ATGCATGCGGTTCGGCATGGCGGCCCCCTTAGCCGGGAAGAAGATCGTGTTTGTCACGGGGAACGCCAAGAAGCTGGAGGAG TGCCAGAGTACCAGGGAGAGCCTGATGAGATTTCCATACAGAAGTGTCAGGAGGCAGCTCGCCAG GTGCAGGGGCCCGTACTGGTGGAGGACACCTGTCTGTGCTTCAACGCCCTTGGGGGCCTCCCTGGCCCCTACAT AAAGTGGTTTCTGGAGAAGTTAAAGCCTGAAG gtcTCCACCAGCTCTTGGCTGGGTTTGAGGACAAGTCAGCCTATGCGCTCTGCACGTTTGCACTCAGCACTGGGGACCCCAGCGAGCCAGTGCGCCTGTTCAGGGGCCGGACCTCG GGCCGGATTGTGGTGCCCCGAGGCTGCCGGGACTTCGGCTGGGATCCTTGTTTTCAGCCTGATGGATACGAGCAGAC GTACGCAGAGATGCCCAAAGCTGAGAAGAACACCATCTCCCATCGCTTCCGGGCCCTGCTTGAGCTGCAGAAATACTTTGGCAGCCTGAGTCCTCCGGTAGCCGGTGACAGTCGCCCTGGCGGGGGATCTGGGGAAGGCTAG
- the ITPA gene encoding inosine triphosphate pyrophosphatase isoform X1, producing the protein MRFGMAAPLAGKKIVFVTGNAKKLEEVIQILGDKFPCTLVAQKIDLPEYQGEPDEISIQKCQEAARQVQGPVLVEDTCLCFNALGGLPGPYIKWFLEKLKPEGLHQLLAGFEDKSAYALCTFALSTGDPSEPVRLFRGRTSGRIVVPRGCRDFGWDPCFQPDGYEQTYAEMPKAEKNTISHRFRALLELQKYFGSLSPPVAGDSRPGGGSGEG; encoded by the exons ATGCGGTTCGGCATGGCGGCCCCCTTAGCCGGGAAGAAGATCGTGTTTGTCACGGGGAACGCCAAGAAGCTGGAGGAG GTCATTCAGATTCTGGGAGATAAGTTTCCGTGCACTTTGGTGGCACAGAAGATTGACC TGCCAGAGTACCAGGGAGAGCCTGATGAGATTTCCATACAGAAGTGTCAGGAGGCAGCTCGCCAG GTGCAGGGGCCCGTACTGGTGGAGGACACCTGTCTGTGCTTCAACGCCCTTGGGGGCCTCCCTGGCCCCTACAT AAAGTGGTTTCTGGAGAAGTTAAAGCCTGAAG gtcTCCACCAGCTCTTGGCTGGGTTTGAGGACAAGTCAGCCTATGCGCTCTGCACGTTTGCACTCAGCACTGGGGACCCCAGCGAGCCAGTGCGCCTGTTCAGGGGCCGGACCTCG GGCCGGATTGTGGTGCCCCGAGGCTGCCGGGACTTCGGCTGGGATCCTTGTTTTCAGCCTGATGGATACGAGCAGAC GTACGCAGAGATGCCCAAAGCTGAGAAGAACACCATCTCCCATCGCTTCCGGGCCCTGCTTGAGCTGCAGAAATACTTTGGCAGCCTGAGTCCTCCGGTAGCCGGTGACAGTCGCCCTGGCGGGGGATCTGGGGAAGGCTAG